One segment of uncultured Methanobrevibacter sp. DNA contains the following:
- a CDS encoding winged helix-turn-helix transcriptional regulator, translated as MKAFKKRGALTHFQILSEISKQDPHLKQKDLANTLGITIQAVSENIKTLIELGYITSKDGRSPYKITQAGIDKVKKDAISLRKYSDSVLETMNHYKTIWPAIATEDLEKDDIVGLYMKDGVLYAHKKEENATGVVLEDAEKDMDVSLTNLTGLIDMSVGEVTVVIVPTIKDGGSKSCDLELIKNVYDKGTNTGKPIDKVAIAGTVSRAVVKKLDLPIDIEYAASHATANAARKGLNVLAICVGDMSKAFTRELENEKIKYNIIDGGK; from the coding sequence ATGAAGGCATTTAAAAAAAGAGGTGCACTTACCCATTTTCAAATTTTAAGCGAAATATCAAAGCAAGATCCGCATCTCAAACAGAAAGATTTGGCAAATACACTAGGAATCACAATTCAAGCAGTTTCTGAGAACATCAAGACATTAATCGAGCTTGGATACATAACCTCCAAAGATGGAAGGTCCCCTTACAAAATAACCCAAGCAGGTATCGATAAAGTAAAAAAAGACGCCATAAGTCTAAGAAAATATTCCGATTCCGTTTTAGAAACCATGAATCATTACAAAACCATCTGGCCAGCCATTGCTACAGAAGACCTCGAAAAAGATGATATTGTTGGTCTTTACATGAAAGATGGAGTATTGTATGCTCATAAAAAAGAAGAAAATGCAACTGGAGTCGTATTAGAAGATGCTGAAAAGGACATGGATGTATCCCTAACCAATTTAACCGGCCTTATCGATATGTCAGTTGGTGAAGTAACTGTCGTAATTGTTCCAACCATAAAAGACGGAGGATCAAAATCCTGTGATTTAGAACTCATCAAAAACGTTTATGATAAAGGAACAAATACTGGAAAACCTATTGATAAAGTCGCTATTGCTGGAACTGTTTCACGTGCAGTAGTTAAAAAATTAGACTTACCAATAGATATTGAGTATGCCGCATCACATGCAACAGCAAATGCCGCACGTAAAGGCTTAAATGTTTTAGCAATTTGTGTCGGCGATATGAGCAAAGCATTTACACGCGAGCTAGAAAACGAAAAAATAAAATACAACATTATTGATGGTGGAAAATAA